CTCGCGAGCGGCTGGGGCTTCGACGCCCTCGAGATCGCCTGCTCCGCCGAGCACCTCGACGTGTGGCGCGCGGCCGAGGACCCGGCCTACCTCCGCGGCCGCCTCGAGATCCTCGAGCGCCACGGCCTCCAGGTCTCCGCGCTCTCGCAGCACCTCACCGGCCAGGCCGTGTGCGACGACCCCATCGACTTCCGGCACCAGGCGATCCTGCGCTCCAAGGTGTGGGGCGACGGCCAGGCCGAGGGCGTGCGGCAGCGCGCGGCGGAGGAGCTGAAGCTCACGGCGAAGGCGGCCGCGGGGCTCGGGGTCACGCGCGTGACGGGCTTCACCGGATCCCGCATCTGGCCGTACGTCGCGATGTTCCCGCCCGTGCCCGCGTCGGTCATCGACGCCGGCTACCAGGACTTCGCCGACCGCTGGAACCCGATCATCGACGTGTTCGACGACGAGGGCGTGCGGTACGCGCTCGAGGTGCACCCGAGCGAGATCGCCTACGACTACTGGACCACCCGCCGCACGCTCGAGGCCATCGGGCACCGCCCGGGCTTCGGCCTCAACTGGGACCCGAGCCACATGATGTGGCAGGACATCGATCCCGTCGGCTTCCTCCTCGACTTCGCCGACCGGATCTACCACGTGCACGCGAAGGACACGAAGGTGAGCACGTCGAACGGCCGCGGCGGCCGCCTCGGCTCCCACCTCGGCTGGGGCGACCCGCGCCGCGGCTGGGACTTCGTCTCGGTCGGCCACGGCGACGTGCCCTTCGAGCGCGCCTTCCGGGCGCTCCGCAGCATCGGCTACGACGGTCCGGTGTCGGTGGAGTGGGAGGATGCGGGGATGGATCGCATGCACGGAGCCCCCGACGCCCTCGCGCAGGTGCGCTCCCTCCTCTGGCCGACGCCCGACAGCCTCTTCGACTCCGCGTTCGCGAACAACCGCGACGACGGGCCCGGCGACGGCCCCACCGGATCGGCCGCGTGACGCTGCGCGACGGCCAGCTGGCCCGCCTCCTCGTCGTCGACGTGGAGACGGGCGCCGAGCGCATGGTCGCCGAGTCGGCCGTGCTGCACATCGAGGCGCCGAACTGGACGCCCGACGGCCGCTGGCTCGTCGTGAACGCGGAGGGCGGGCTGTGGCGGCTGCCCGCGCCCGATGCGGAGGAGCCGGATCCCGACCTCCCCGAGCCCGCCGTCGACTTCCAGGCGGTCGACCTCGGCGGCGTCCCGCCCATCAACAACGACCACGTCATGTCGCCCGACGGCGCGCACGTGTACGTCTCCGGCCGCGACGGCCACCTCTACGACGTGCTCTGGAACGACGGCGCGGGCGGCCAGGGGCGGCGGATCACGGCCGACCGGGATCCGGCGCTCGGCTTCAAGAACTACCTGCACGGCGTCTCGCCCGACGGCTCGATGCTCAGCGTCATCGGCGGCCAGGTCGACGCGCGCGGCGAGTGGACCACGAACATCCACCTCGTGCCCGTCGACGGCGGCCCCACCACGCAGCTCACCGACGACGGCTTCCCGGACGACGGCGCCGAGTTCTCGCCCGACGGCGGCTGGCTCTACTTCAACTCCGAGCGCGGATCCGACCTGCCGGGCCACGCGCAGCTGTTCACGATGCGCACCGACGGCTCCGACACGCACCAGTTCACCTCCGACGAGCGCGTCAACTGGTTCCCGCACCCGTCGCCCGACGGCGAGCACATCGTCTACCTGTCCTTCCCGCCCGGGACGCTCGGCCACCCGGCCGACCGCGACGTGATCCTCCGCGTCATCGACCGGCAGAGCCACCGCACGCGCGACCTCGCGTCCTTCCCCGGCGGCCAGGGCACCATCAACGTCACCAGCTGGGCGCCCGACTCGCGCCGGTTCGCGTACGTCGCCTACCCGTTCGAGGCGCCGAGCCTGACCTGACCCCGGGCGCGCCCCGGGTCGGGCGGCCCGCGGCCAGGACGATCCGCGGAGCGTAGCCCCAGGTATTTCCCCAGTGTGAGGAGCCTCTACATGGGACCATGGACGCGTCCGCGCGCCACCTAGCCGTTCCGATTCCCGTCGGCCTCATCACCGGAGACCCCCGTGAACATCACCACGACCACCTGGCTCATCACGATCGCGGTCACCATCGCGTTCTTCGTCTACGAGTTCTTCACCCACGTGCGCAAGCCGCACGAGCCCACCATCGGCGAGTCCGCCCGCTGGTCGGCCTTCTACATCGGCCTCGCCCTGATCTTCGGCGTCGGCATCGGCTTCACCAGCGGCTGGGGCTACGGCGGCGAGTACTTCGCCGGCTACCTCACCGAGAAGGCCCTGTCGATCGACAACCTGTTCGTGTTCCTGCTGATCATGACCGGGTTCGCCGTGCCCCGGAAGTACCAGCAGAAGGTGCTGATGATCGGCATCGTCATCGCGCTGATCATGCGCGCCGGCTTCATCGCGCTCGGCGCCGCGCTCATCGAGAACTTCTCGTGGGTCTTCTACATCTTCGGCGCGCTCCTCTTCGTGCTCGCCTACCAGCAGCTCAAGGGCGACCACGGCGGCAACGCGGCGGACAACATGTTCGTGCGCATCGCCCGCCGGATCCTCCCCGTCCACGACGACTTCGTCGGCGACCGCTTCACCACGAAGATCGACGGCAAGCGCTTCGTCACCCCGCTGCTCCTCTGCGTCATCGCGATCGGCTTCGTCGACCTGGTGTTCGCGCTCGACTCGATCCCCGCGATCTACGGGCTCACGAACGAGGCGTACATCGTCTTCACCGCGAACGCGTTCGCGCTCATGGGCCTGCGCCAGCTGTACTTCCTCATCGGCGGCCTGCTCGAGCGCCTCGTGTACCTGTCGCAGGGCCTCGCGGTGATCCTCGCGTTCATCGGCGCGAAGCTCGTGCTGCACGCGATGCACGTCAATGAGCTGCCCTTCATCAACGGCGGCGAGCCGATGCTGTGGGCGCCCGAGATCCCGATCTGGTTCTCGCTCCTCTTCATCGGCGCCACCATCACGGTCGCCACCGTCGCGAGCCTCGCGAAGACCCGCGGCGACAAGCAGAAGGGCGACCGGAAGACGGTCGAGGGCGAGACGGTCACGCGCGCCACGGAGGAGAAGCACTAGCCCTCCGGCACGGAACGCACGACACGACACGACGGGCCCGGCGCATCACGCGCCGGGCCCGTCGTCCATGCGGCGGATGCGGGGATCAGCGCGACAGGAGCGTCGCCGCCTGCACCTCGGTGACGCGGCCGCGCGCGATGTGCAGCCGCCGCTCCGCGCGCCGGGCCACCGCGGAGTCGTGCGTGACGAGCACGAGCGTGAGCCCGCGATCCCGCCAGAGCCCCTCGAGCAGGTCCATGATCTCGTCGCGCGTCTCCTCGTCGAGGTTGCCCGTGGGCTCGTCGGCGAGGAGCACGGTCGGCTCCTTCACGAGCGCGCGGGCGATCGCGACGCGCTGCTGCTGGCCGCCCGAGAGCTGCGACGGGAGGTGGTCGGCCCGGTCGCCGAGCCCCACGAGCTCGAGCGCGGCGGTCGCGCGCGCTCGCCGCTCGGGGGTCGCGACGCGGAGCGGCTCGAGCGCGGTCTCGACGTTCTCGCGGGCGCTGAGGGTGGGGATCAGGTTGAAGCCCTGGAACACGAACCCGATCTGCGTGGCCCGCACCTCCGCCAGCCGGCGGTCGCCCGCGGTCGACAGGTCGTCGCCGCCGAGGGTCACGGTGCCGGAGGTGGGGCGGTCGAGCGCGCCGAGCATCTGGAGCAGCGTCGACTTGCCGCCGCCCGTCGGGCCCTGGATGGCGACGAGCTGGCCGTCGGGGATCTCGAGGGTGACGCCCTCGAGGGCGGTGACGTCGGTCGTGCCCTGGCGGTAGGTCTTGCGGACGTCCTGGAGCGTGTACATGGTGGTCCTTCCGGTTCTGGGGTGCGGGATGCGGGATGCGGTTCGCGGTCAGGCGATGGAGCGGAGCGCCTCGGCGGGGCGGAGCCGGGAGGCGCGCCATCCGCCGACGCCGCCGGCGAGGAGGCCGCCGAGCACGGACAGGCCGACGGCGACGAGGATCACCGACACCGTGACGGGCGCCTGCAGCACGACGTCGGTCGTGGCCGCGGCGACCTGGGGGCCGCCGAACCCGCCGCCCGTGCCGCCGCCCGCACCGCCGGGCATGCCGCCGGGTCCCGCGGTGGCGGCCGAGGATCCCGCGGAGAGCGTCGGCGCGATGACGTTCACGACGAGCACCGCCCCGAGCCCGACGACCACGCCGAGCGCGCCGCCGATGAGGCCCTGCACGAGCGACTCGCCCGCGACCTGCCGCACGATGCGCCGGTCGCTCCAGCCGATGGCCTTGAGCGTGCCGAACTCGCGGGTGCGGCGCGAGACGCCGGAGACGGTGAGCAGGATCGCGATCACGAACGCCGCCGCCAGCACGAGGAGCGAGAGCCAGGTGCCGAGGCTCGCGACGAGCGAGGACGCGGTGGAGAGGGATCCGGAGACGCTGGACGCGAGGTCCTCCTGCGTGCTGACGGTCGCGTCGGGCAGCGCGCCCTCGATCGCGGACTTCACGGCGGGGATGTCGGTGGAGGAGGCGGCCGTCACCGAGACGGTGGAGATCTGCCCGTCGAGGCCGGCGAGCGACTGCGCGACGTCGAGCGGGATGTAGGTGTTGGAGGCGGTCTCGGCGTCGGATCCGGTGGGCGCGACGATCCCGATGATCTGGAAGTCCGTGCCCGCGATCGCGAGCGTGCCGCCGACGGCGAGGTCGGTCGCGGTCGCGTAGGTCCGGTCGAGCACGACCACGTCGGATCCGGCGTCGTCCGCCGTGAAGGTGCGCCCGTCCACGAGGGTCGTCGCGGTGAGCGGGCCCACGGCGTCCGCGGCGGGATCGAGGCCCGTCACGCCGAACGAGTCGACGGAGAACGCGCTGCCGCCCGCGCCGTCGGCGCCGCCGGTGGGCGGGGCCATGCCGGCGCCGGGCGCGGTGCCGGTGCCGGTCCCGGCGTCGGTGCCCGTGCCGCCGGTGCTGTCCTGGCCGGGGATCCGCCCGCTGAACGACGTGTTCGTGAGGGTGAGCGTGCCCGCCGCGGCGGAGACGCCGTCGAGGCCGGAGACCGTGTCGACCGCGGCCTGGTCGAAGGTCGCGGTGCCGCGTCCGGCGATGAGGCGCGCGGTGCTGACGTCGGTCGTGCCGTCGGACGTGGTGCCGTCGTTCGCGCCGAACTGGAAGTCCTGCCCGGGCCCGGTGCCCGCGGCGGGCGCCTCGGCCGCCTGCGTCACGGTGATGTCGGTGCCGACGCCGTAGACCGACGCGAGCACCTGCGACTGCGCGGCCTTGACGCCGCCCGACACGCTGTCGACGACGATGACGAGCGCGATGGCGAGCGCCATCCCGATCGCGATGATGACCGTCTGCTTGCGGCGCTGCGTCAGCTCGCGCCGGAGATACGTTCCGAACATGGATCCTCCTGGTGGGTGTCCTCGGACCGTAGGGACGCGCTCCAAGCGCATGCCCAGCTGGATCTGCGAGGCCACCCGCGCTCGCCATGAGGACGCCATGAGGAGCGGCCGGCCTCGCGCGCGCGAGCATCCGAGGTCCACCCATGGCCGCCTCATGGCCTGTTCATAGGAAGATCCGCATGATGGATCCCGTGACCACCGCAACGCCTTCCGGCTTCCAGCCCGCCGCCGCCCCGCAGCCCCGCCTCACCCGCGCCGACGGGTCGCCCATCCGGGTGCTCGTCGTCGACGACGAGGCGTCCCTCACCGACCTGCTCCAGATGGCGCTCCGCTACGAGGGCTGGCAGATCCGCACGGCCGAGAACGGGCACCAGGCGCTCGCCGCCGCGCGCGAGTTCAAGCCCGACGCCGTCGTGCTCGACATCATGCTGCCGGACCTCGACGGCCTCCAGGTGCTGTCGCGGCTGCGCGCCGACGCCGAGGACATCCCCGTGCTCTTCCTCACCGCGAAGGACTCCCTCGACGACCGCCTCGCCGGCCTCACCGCGGGCGGCGACGACTACGTGACCAAGCCGTTCAGCCTGGAGGAGGTCGTGGCCCGGCTGCGCGGCCTCATCCGCCGTTCGACGCTCGTGGTGAGCGACAGCGTCGACCCGGTGATCCGCGTCGGCGACCTCACCCTCGACGAGGACAGCCACGAGGTCGCGCGCGCCGGCGACCCGATCGAGCTCACCGCGACCGAGTTCGAGCTGCTGCGCTACCTGATGCGCAACCCGCGCCGCGTGCTGAGCAAGCTGCAGATCCTCGACCGGGTCTGGAGCTACGACTTCGGCGGCAAGTCGAGCGTCGTCGAGATCTACATCTCCTACCTGCGCCGGAAGATCGACGCCGGCCGGAACCCCATGATCCACACCGTGCGCGGCAGCGGCTACATGCTCAAGGCCGCGGAGTGAGCGTCCCGCTGCGGGATCGCGTGGCGGCCGCCGCGGGTGGCATGACCCTCCGCCGGCGGCTCGTCCTCAGCGTCGTGGGGCTGCTGGCGCTGGCGAGCATCCTCATCGGGGCGGTGAGCATCCTCGCGCTCCGGGCAGAGCTCATGCAGCAGGTCGACCAGCAGCTCGAGGCCACCGCGGGGCGCTCGCAGAGCTTCGTCGACCGGGATCCGGACGACTACGGCAGCTTCCCCGGGGCGCCTCCCGGCGGGCTCGGCGCGTTCGGCCAGCAGGTCGGCACGATCAGCGCGACCATCGTCGACGGCGTCGTCTCGGGCGGGTACATCGCCGACCGCTCCGCCGCCCAGGGCGAGCCCGGCGGCGCGGGTGCGGTCGAGCTGACCGCGCGCCAGAGCGAGCAGCTGCAGAGCGTCCCGACCGACGGGGTCCCGCGCACAGTCGACCTCGGCGGCGCGCTCGGCAGCTACCGTCTCGTCGGCCAGACCTCCTCGTCGGGCGCGACCATCGTCACCGGCCTGCCGACCAAGCCCGCCGACGACGTGGTCGCCCAGCTCATCCTGGTGATCGTGGTGGTCGCCGCCCTCACGCTCGCCCTGGCCGCGGTGCTCGGCGCCGTCATCGTGCGCCGTGCGCTGCGTCCGCTCGACCGGGTCGTCGACACGGCGACCCACGTCGCCGCGCTCGAGCTCGACCGCGGCGACGTGGCGCTCGAGGCGCGCGTGCCCGCATCCGACACCGACGAGCGCACCGAGGTCGGCCGCGTGGGCGCCGCGCTCAATGGCCTGCTCGGCCACGTCGCCGCGGCGCTGTCGTCGCGGCAGGCGAGCGAGGCCAAGGTGCGGCGGTTCGTGTCGGACGCGAGCCACGAGCTGCGCACGCCGCTCGCCTCCATCCGCGGCTACGCCGAGCTCACGCGTCGCGGGCCGCACCAGCTGCCCGAGGACGTGACGCACTCGCTGTCGCGCATCGAGTCGGAGTCCGTGCGCATGACCACGATCGTCGAGGACCTCCTGCTCCTCGCGCGCCTCGACGAGGGGCGCGAGCTGGAGTCGGATCCGGTCGACCTCACGCGCATCCTCCTCGACACGGCGGGCGACGCTAGCGCCGCCGGTCCGGACCACGACTGGGACGTCGACCTGCCCGACCGCTCCGTCACGGTCCCCGGCGACGACGCGCGGCTCCGCCAGGTGGTCGTCAACCTGCTCGCCAACGCCCGCACGCACACTCCGGCCGGCACGCGCGTCGTCGCGTCGCTCGCGGTCGAGGGCGCCGGGCCGGACGCGCACGCCGTCATCCGCGTGAGCGACGACGGGCCCGGCATCCCGCCCGAGCTGCAGGCCACGCTGTTCGAGCGCTTCGTGCGCGGCGACGGATCCCGCGCCCGCTCCACCGGCGGCACGGGCCTCGGCCTCGCGATCGCGCAGGCGATCGTCGCGGCGCACCAGGGCGCGCTGTGGGTGGAGTCGGAGCCGGGCCGCACGGTCTTCGGCGTGCGGCTGCCGGTCGAGCGGCGCGCCGCGGAGGCGCGGGCCGCGGCCGGTGCGCCGGCCGGCTCCGCATCCGACCGCTGGGCGCCGCCGTCGGGTGCGCCCGTCGCGAGCCGGCCGGGACCGCGCGCGGCCGGCTGACGCGAGCAGGCAGCGCCCGTCATCAGCCGGCGCGCTCGAGGGCCGGGGTCGCGAAGGCGAGGGCGACCAGGACTCCGAGGAATGTCGCCGTGAACATGAACACCGCGAGCAGCTGGAGCTGCCAGCGGCCGACCGCGCACAGGACGGTGAGCACGAGGAGCGTCGCACCGTGCGCGAGCATCGCGCCGACGAACGCGCGCACGGTCTCCGCGTCCAGGCTGAGGGAGGGGATCGCATCAGGCCCCGGATAGCCCGTTCCCGCCTGCGAGGCGACGAGGAGCGTCACGTTGGACCATGCGGACACGTGGAGGAGCAGCACCGACATGGCGGTGGCGGTCACGGCGAGCCGGATGGATCGCGGAGTCCATGGCGGGAGCGGATGCGGTTCCCGCCAGCATCGCGCCCAGGGATCCGGTGCCGGGTCACCGCGGTGCATCGGCCACCGCTCCCGCGCCCAGCGCGACGCTCGCCAGCCCGGCCCCGAGCGCGAGCGCGAGGGCGAGGAGCGCGACGCCCATCATCGTGTGCAGCGTCCGTCGCTGACCGCGACCCTCGGCCGTCGCGAGCCCCAGCCAGATGACGAGGATCGCGAACCAGTGCAGCCCCGCGGAGGCGCCGAGCGCCTCGGCTGCGACAGCCGCGCTGGGCTCCCGGAGGAAGCCGATGACGTCGAGGTTCGCGATCGCGCCGAGGAACAGCAGGAACGCGGCGAGGCAGATCGCGCCTGCTGCGAGCCACCCTCGCTCCCTCGGCAGGAAGGCCGGCTCGGGGTCGTCGTGGACGGTGATCATGCGGTTCGCGCTCCTCCGTGACCCGCCGTTGCGCGCCTCCCTTCGACCGTACGGACGGCGCTCGCCGCGGCCGAGCCCTGTGCGGACCACCCGGGTCGCCCGGCGTGATGACGCCGCGTGGCCCGCGCGACGGACGCCCACGCAGGTCGGCGGCGCATGATCGGGGCATGGATCCCGTCCGCCGCCTCATGTTCTGGCTGCGCGTGCCGTTCGTCGCGGACGCGGCGCTGGTCGTCATCGGGATCGCGCTGCTCGTGGGCGGCGACGGGGTCGGCTGGTGGGTGCTCGTGTTCGCGGGGCTGCGGGCGGTGGTCGGCGTGGTGGCCATCGTGTGGATCGCGCCGCGGATGATCGCGCGGCTCTCCCCGGACGACGCGACGGGCGCTTCCGGCGCGACCGGCACCGGCACCGAGCCCGACCCCGCCCGGTCGCCCGGCCCGCCCCGTCGCTAGGCTGGACCCCTGATCCGGGCGCCCGTGCCGCGGATCGAGAGGGTCGTCATCGTGAGCGCAGAGCCAGTCGTCGTCGAGTCCGCGGAGCCCGCAGGCGGCGTCACCGTGCGACGCGCGCGCACCGGCGACGTGCCCCGCATCCAGCAGCTCGTCGAGCCGCTCGTGATGGAGGGGATCCTCCTCGGCAAGGACCTCGTGGTGCTCTACGAGAACGTGCAGGAGTTCCGGGTCGCGGTCGACGCGTCCGGCGAGGTCGTCGGCTGCGGCGCGCTGCACGTGATGTGGGAGGACCTCGGCGAGATCCGCACCCTCGCGGCCGCCCCGCACACGCGCGGCACCGGCGTCGGCCACGCGCTGCTCGCGCGCCTCGAGGACGACGCCCGCGAGCTCGGCCTCAGCCGCCTGTTCTGCCTGACCTTCGAGGTCGGCTTCTTCTCGCGCCACGGCTACCACGAGGTCGCGGAGTCGATCATCGCGCAGGAGATCTACTACGAGATGCTCCGCTCGCACGACGAGGGCATCGCCGAGTTCCTCGACCTCTCGCGCGTGAAGCCGAACACCCTCGGCAACACGCGCATGCTCAAGGCGCTCTGACCGGATCCGCCGTCGGGCGCCCTCGCGCGCCTGCCGTTCGACCTGGAGGGACGCGGCCGGCGGGCGCGCCGACCCGGCCGGGCGGGTGCCCGACCGTAGCCTGAGGTCATGTCCTCGACCTCGCCCGGAGGCCGCCCGTCCGCGGCCGTGTACCGCCGTCGCCGTCTGCTCGCGCTGCTCGTCGTGGTGGCCGTGATCGCGGTCGTCGTGATCATCGTCTCCAACCTCGGCCGCGGCTCGGCCGACACCGCGGCTCCCGGCGCGACGCCCACCGCGGACGCCGCCCCCGACGGCGACTCGGGCGCCGATGCCGCCGAGACGACCCCCTCTCCTACTCCGAGCGCGAGCGCGAGCGCCGGCACGGAGACGAACGCCGACGGATCCTGCGCCGCGGGCCAGCTGACCGTCACCCCCGTCACCGACGCCGCCTCCTACAAGGCCGGCGTGCTGCCGAAGCTCTCCTTCACCGTGACGAACACGGGAATGGAGCCCTGCACCGCGAACCTCGGGACGACCACGCAGGTGTTCACGATCTCGAGCGGATCCGACGTCTACTGGAAGTCGACCGACTGCCAGACGGGCGCGGAGGACGCCGAGGTCGAGCTCGCCGCCCGCACGCCGCAGACGTCGTCGCCGTTCGAGTGGTCGCGCCAGCGGTCGTCGACCACCACGTGCCAGGAGGCGGAGCGCCCGGCCGTGCCTGCCGGCGGCGCGACGTACACGCTGTCGGTCGAGGTCGCGGGCGTGAAGAGCGCCGAGCCGAAGTCGTTCCTGCTCTACTGACGCGCGCGGTGCCGCCCGCCCATGTGCGTACATGAGGACGGTTCCTGATTGGATGCATGCATTGCCATCCATGCATGTGTCTGTCATCCTGATGCTCCACCCACGAGAGGACGCACCATGACCGACACCACCGAGACCCACGCCGAGCACACCGTCGCCGACCACCAGCACGGCGCCGACTGCGGTCACGAGACCGTCACGCACGAGGACCACGTGGACTACGTCCACGACGGCCACAAGCACGCCGAGCACGGCGACCACTACGACGAGCACTGATCCCTCCGCGCGACGTCGCGCGAGGATCGACACGGGGACCGATCCGCGAGGGCCGGTCCCCGTCGTCGTCTCCCGCCGGAGCGTGCGTGCCGTCCCCATAGGATCGACGAGATGACCTACCCACCCGCCGGCTTCGAGCAGGCAGCCGACCTCTTCAAGGTGCTGTCGTCCTCCGCGCGCCTCGGCCTGCTGGGTCTCCTCGCGGCGCGGCGGATGACCGTCTCCGAGCTCGTCGAGGAGTCGGGGCTCTCGCAGCCGCTCGTCTCGCAGCACCTGCGCGTGCTGCGGTCGTCCGGGCTCGTGACCGTGGAGCGCGACGGGCGCGTCGCCCACTACGAGGTGGCGGACACGCACGTGACCCACGTGGTGGACGACGCCGTGGCGCACGTGCGGGAGCACGCGGCCGGCCCCGTCGACGCGCGCTGACCTCGTCCCCGGGGTGCGCGCTGCCGGGCAGCCCGGGTCGCGGCCCGCTCGTCAGAACGCCTCGTCGAGCTCCTTCTCCCGCTCGCTCTTCGCGAGGGAGAACGCGCGGCCGAGCGCGGAGAACAGCGGCCCCCACTCGGCGTCGACGATCTGCGTGAAGCCGAGACGTCGGGCCTCCGCCGCGCGCTGCGGGGCGGACGTGACGCCGCGGATCTCGCCCGCGAGGCTGATCTCGCCGAACGCCGCGAGGTCGTGCGGCATGGCCTTGCCGTTGACGGCGGAGACGAGCGCGACGGCGATGGCGAGATCCGCCGCGGGCTCGGTGAGCCGCACGCCGCCGACGGTGGAGACGTAGACGTCGCGATCCGAGAGCCGCACGTTGGCGCGCTTCTCGAGCACGGCGAGGAGCATCGCGACGCGGGAGGCATCGACCCCGTTGACCACCCGGCGCGGCTGCGGTGCCTTGGTGTCGACGACGAGCGCCTGCACCTCCACGGGCAGGGCGCGGCGGCCCTCCATCGCGACGGTGACGCACGTGCCGGAGACCGAGTGGATGCCGCGCGAGAGGAACATGCCGCTGGGATCCGGCACCTCGACGATGCCGTCGCCCGCCATCTCGAAGCAGCCGACCTCGTCGGTGGGCCCGAAGCGGTTCTTGAGCGCGCGGATGAAGCGCAGCGACGTCTGCCGGTCGCCCTCGAACTGGCAGACCACGTCGACGAGGTGCTCGAGGAGCCGTGGGCCGGCGATGGATCCGTCCTTCGTGACGTGGCCGACGAGCAGGAGCGGCAGGTCGCGCTCCTTGCAGACGCGGATGAGGGTGACGGCGACCTCGCGCACCTGGCCGGGGTGGCCGGGCAGGCCGTCGGACGTGCTGCTGGAGACGGTCTGCACGGAGTCGACGATGAGGAGGTCGGGGGCGACCTGCTCGATGTGGCCGAGGATCGTGCCGAGGTCGGTCTCGGCCGCGATCAGGAGCGACTCCTGCAGCCCGCCCGTGCGCTCGGCGCGCATGCGCACCTGCGCGACGGACTCCTCGGCCGTGACGTAGAGGACCTTCGCGCCCTTCGCGGCGGCGCGGGCCGCGACCTCGAGCAGCAGCGTGGACTTGCCGACGCCGGGCTCGCCGCTCATGAGGATGGCGGCGCCGGGCACGATGCCGCCGCCGAGCACCCGGTCGAGCTCGCCGACGCCGCTCGGCATGTGGCTGGCGGACGCGGTGCCGACGTGCATGATCGAGCGCGCCTGGCTGGATCCCGCGGGCGTGAGCGTGGTGACCCGACCGGCAGCCGCGGGCGTCTGCGACACCTCGGCGACGGTGTTCCAGCTCCGGCACTCGGCGCACTGTCCCACCCACTTCGGGGTCGTCCACCCGCACTCCGAGCAGCGGTACGTGGAGTGGGTGCGGGCCATGCGGGGGACTCTACCGGCGGGCACCGACATGGGCGGACCAGCCGGCGTCAGGCGTCGCGGCGGTGGAACAGGAGGGCCGCGGCGGCCCCGGGATCAGGACCCATGCCGCGGTGACCGCGAACTCGAGGCCGGTCGCGGGCGGTGGGCTGATGCTCCCGGTCGTGCCCGTGAGGATCCGGCCGGCGGTCGTGAGCAGGAGGTCGTACGCGGGCACGTCGCCGAGGTCGGGGATCAGGGCGACGAGCTGGGGGAGCACGAGCTGGATCGCGACGACGGCGGTGATCGCCGCGACGCCGCTGCGCATCAGGGTCGCGAGCGCCAGGCCGAGGAGGGCGACCATCGCGAGGTAGGCGCCGGATCCGAGCAGCGGCCCGAGCACACCCCACGACGCGAGGCTGCCGTCGTAGCCGAGGTCGGCGCGCGTGCCGATGGTCAGCAGGTAGGCGGCG
The genomic region above belongs to Clavibacter phaseoli and contains:
- a CDS encoding sugar phosphate isomerase/epimerase family protein; translated protein: MPQITTPVALFTGQWADLPLEEVARLASGWGFDALEIACSAEHLDVWRAAEDPAYLRGRLEILERHGLQVSALSQHLTGQAVCDDPIDFRHQAILRSKVWGDGQAEGVRQRAAEELKLTAKAAAGLGVTRVTGFTGSRIWPYVAMFPPVPASVIDAGYQDFADRWNPIIDVFDDEGVRYALEVHPSEIAYDYWTTRRTLEAIGHRPGFGLNWDPSHMMWQDIDPVGFLLDFADRIYHVHAKDTKVSTSNGRGGRLGSHLGWGDPRRGWDFVSVGHGDVPFERAFRALRSIGYDGPVSVEWEDAGMDRMHGAPDALAQVRSLLWPTPDSLFDSAFANNRDDGPGDGPTGSAA
- a CDS encoding TolB family protein, producing the protein MTLRDGQLARLLVVDVETGAERMVAESAVLHIEAPNWTPDGRWLVVNAEGGLWRLPAPDAEEPDPDLPEPAVDFQAVDLGGVPPINNDHVMSPDGAHVYVSGRDGHLYDVLWNDGAGGQGRRITADRDPALGFKNYLHGVSPDGSMLSVIGGQVDARGEWTTNIHLVPVDGGPTTQLTDDGFPDDGAEFSPDGGWLYFNSERGSDLPGHAQLFTMRTDGSDTHQFTSDERVNWFPHPSPDGEHIVYLSFPPGTLGHPADRDVILRVIDRQSHRTRDLASFPGGQGTINVTSWAPDSRRFAYVAYPFEAPSLT
- a CDS encoding TerC family protein, encoding MNITTTTWLITIAVTIAFFVYEFFTHVRKPHEPTIGESARWSAFYIGLALIFGVGIGFTSGWGYGGEYFAGYLTEKALSIDNLFVFLLIMTGFAVPRKYQQKVLMIGIVIALIMRAGFIALGAALIENFSWVFYIFGALLFVLAYQQLKGDHGGNAADNMFVRIARRILPVHDDFVGDRFTTKIDGKRFVTPLLLCVIAIGFVDLVFALDSIPAIYGLTNEAYIVFTANAFALMGLRQLYFLIGGLLERLVYLSQGLAVILAFIGAKLVLHAMHVNELPFINGGEPMLWAPEIPIWFSLLFIGATITVATVASLAKTRGDKQKGDRKTVEGETVTRATEEKH
- a CDS encoding ABC transporter ATP-binding protein, whose translation is MYTLQDVRKTYRQGTTDVTALEGVTLEIPDGQLVAIQGPTGGGKSTLLQMLGALDRPTSGTVTLGGDDLSTAGDRRLAEVRATQIGFVFQGFNLIPTLSARENVETALEPLRVATPERRARATAALELVGLGDRADHLPSQLSGGQQQRVAIARALVKEPTVLLADEPTGNLDEETRDEIMDLLEGLWRDRGLTLVLVTHDSAVARRAERRLHIARGRVTEVQAATLLSR
- a CDS encoding ABC transporter permease, yielding MFGTYLRRELTQRRKQTVIIAIGMALAIALVIVVDSVSGGVKAAQSQVLASVYGVGTDITVTQAAEAPAAGTGPGQDFQFGANDGTTSDGTTDVSTARLIAGRGTATFDQAAVDTVSGLDGVSAAAGTLTLTNTSFSGRIPGQDSTGGTGTDAGTGTGTAPGAGMAPPTGGADGAGGSAFSVDSFGVTGLDPAADAVGPLTATTLVDGRTFTADDAGSDVVVLDRTYATATDLAVGGTLAIAGTDFQIIGIVAPTGSDAETASNTYIPLDVAQSLAGLDGQISTVSVTAASSTDIPAVKSAIEGALPDATVSTQEDLASSVSGSLSTASSLVASLGTWLSLLVLAAAFVIAILLTVSGVSRRTREFGTLKAIGWSDRRIVRQVAGESLVQGLIGGALGVVVGLGAVLVVNVIAPTLSAGSSAATAGPGGMPGGAGGGTGGGFGGPQVAAATTDVVLQAPVTVSVILVAVGLSVLGGLLAGGVGGWRASRLRPAEALRSIA
- a CDS encoding response regulator transcription factor, giving the protein MMDPVTTATPSGFQPAAAPQPRLTRADGSPIRVLVVDDEASLTDLLQMALRYEGWQIRTAENGHQALAAAREFKPDAVVLDIMLPDLDGLQVLSRLRADAEDIPVLFLTAKDSLDDRLAGLTAGGDDYVTKPFSLEEVVARLRGLIRRSTLVVSDSVDPVIRVGDLTLDEDSHEVARAGDPIELTATEFELLRYLMRNPRRVLSKLQILDRVWSYDFGGKSSVVEIYISYLRRKIDAGRNPMIHTVRGSGYMLKAAE
- a CDS encoding sensor histidine kinase — encoded protein: MSVPLRDRVAAAAGGMTLRRRLVLSVVGLLALASILIGAVSILALRAELMQQVDQQLEATAGRSQSFVDRDPDDYGSFPGAPPGGLGAFGQQVGTISATIVDGVVSGGYIADRSAAQGEPGGAGAVELTARQSEQLQSVPTDGVPRTVDLGGALGSYRLVGQTSSSGATIVTGLPTKPADDVVAQLILVIVVVAALTLALAAVLGAVIVRRALRPLDRVVDTATHVAALELDRGDVALEARVPASDTDERTEVGRVGAALNGLLGHVAAALSSRQASEAKVRRFVSDASHELRTPLASIRGYAELTRRGPHQLPEDVTHSLSRIESESVRMTTIVEDLLLLARLDEGRELESDPVDLTRILLDTAGDASAAGPDHDWDVDLPDRSVTVPGDDARLRQVVVNLLANARTHTPAGTRVVASLAVEGAGPDAHAVIRVSDDGPGIPPELQATLFERFVRGDGSRARSTGGTGLGLAIAQAIVAAHQGALWVESEPGRTVFGVRLPVERRAAEARAAAGAPAGSASDRWAPPSGAPVASRPGPRAAG